A single region of the Triticum dicoccoides isolate Atlit2015 ecotype Zavitan chromosome 2B, WEW_v2.0, whole genome shotgun sequence genome encodes:
- the LOC119365157 gene encoding protein DETOXIFICATION 49-like, protein MTSCGGATAACPDGCVITAPLLAKAGEVVIPVYGDEAAAPVLTCKPPGRLAKAVKEAWSVSFGIALPMMPPVSATAARDEARSILGLAFPMILTGLLLYLRSMISMLFLGRLGGLALAGGSLAIGFANITGYSVLSGLAMGMEPICGQAFGAGNYSLIGVTVQRTVLLLIAAAVPIGGLWMHMRPLLLLCGQDAAIAAVAETYILASLPDLLLQAFLHPVRVYLRMQSINLPLTVCATLAIAIHLPINYVLVTVLGLGVKGVAMASVLANLNLLLLLLAYIFFKGVHKRTGGFALSAESFRGWGELISLALPSCVSVCLEWWWYEIMILLCGLLLNPQATVASMGILIQTTSLIYIFPSSLSFGVSTRVSNELGAGQPEQASRAATAGIMLGFASGAFASAFAFLVRNVWASMFTADPAIIALTASVLPILGLCELGNCPQTTGCGVLRGSARPKDAANINLRSFYLVGTPVALVLAFWFHYDFEGLWFGLLAAQATCMVRMLLVIGRTDWAGEAKRSKQLTGSDAQGKVGAADGDEKSRLLIDDADIEQPNDRC, encoded by the coding sequence ATGACGTCCTGCGGAGGCGCCACCGCGGCATGCCCGGATGGCTGTGTCATCACCGCCCCCTTGCTTGCCAAGGCGGGGGAGGTCGTCATCCCGGTCTACGGTGACGAGGCGGCCGCGCCGGTGCTCACGTGCAAGCCGCCCGGCCGGCTTGCCAAGGCGGTGAAGGAAGCCTGGTCCGTTTCTTTTGGCATCGCGCTCCCGATGATGCCGCCCGTGTCGGCCACCGCGGCCCGCGACGAGGCGCGCTCCATTCTCGGCCTCGCATTCCCGATGATCCTCACCGGGCTGCTGCTCTACCTCCGCTCCATGATTTCGATGCTCTTCCTCGGCCGTCTCGGCGGGCTGGCGCTCGCCGGCGGTTCCCTCGCCATCGGCTTCGCCAACATCACCGGATACTCTGTCCTCTCCGGCCTCGCCATGGGCATGGAGCCGATATGTGGCCAGGCATTCGGCGCGGGTAACTACTCGCTCATTGGTGTCACCGTGCAGCGGACGGTGCTCCTCCTCATCGCGGCCGCCGTCCCTATCGGTGGCCTGTGGATGCACATGCGGCCTCTGCTCCTCCTCTGCGGACAggacgccgccatcgccgccgtggCGGAGACCTACATTCTTGCCTCACTGCCTGACCTCCTCCTCCAGGCATTCCTCCACCCCGTGAGGGTATATCTCCGGATGCAGTCCATAAACCTGCCACTCACCGTGTGCGCCACGCTCGCCATTGCCATCCACCTGCCCATCAACTACGTGCTGGTGACCGTGCTCGGCCTCGGCGTCAAGGGAGTGGCAATGGCGTCCGTGCTGGCCAACCTGAACCTGCTCCTCTTGCTTCTCGCTTACATCTTCTTCAAAGGCGTCCACAAGCGCACGGGCGGCTTCGCACTCTCCGCCGAGAGCTTccgtggctggggcgagctcaTCAGCCTGGCTCTGCCGAGCTGCGTGAGCGTGTGCCTCGAGTGGTGGTGGTACGAGATCATGATCCTGCTGTGCGGCCTGCTCCTGAACCCGCAGGCCACGGTGGCGTCCATGGGCATCCTGATCCAGACCACGTCGCTCATATACATCTTCCCTTCGTCGCTCAGCTTCGGCGTGTCGACGCGCGTCAGCAACGAGCTGGGCGCCGGGCAGCCCGAGCAGGCGAGCCGCGCCGCGACGGCGGGGATCATGCTCGGCTTCGCGTCCGGCGCCTTCGCCTCCGCGTTCGCATTCCTCGTCCGGAACGTGTGGGCGAGCATGTTCACGGCCGACCCGGCGATCATCGCGCTCACCGCGTCGGTGCTGCCGATCCTGGGCCTGTGCGAGCTGGGCAACTGCCCGCAGACGACGGGGTGCGGGGTGCTGCGCGGCAGCGCGCGGCCCAAGGACGCGGCCAACATCAACCTCCGGTCGTTCTACCTGGTGGGGACGCCGGTGGCGCTGGTGCTGGCCTTCTGGTTCCACTACGACTTCGAGGGCCTGTGGTTCGGGCTGCTGGCGGCGCAGGCCACCTGCATGGTGCGCATGCTCCTGGTGATCGGGCGGACGGACTGGGCGGGCGAGGCCAAGCGGTCGAAGCAGCTCACCGGCTCCGACGCCCAGGGCAAAGTTGGCGCGGCCGACGGAGACGAGAAGTCGCGGCTGCTTATCGACGACGCAGACATCGAGCAGCCGAATGATCGGTGTTGA